The DNA region CTGTTCCAGGCCGGCCGGTTCACCAATGAAATGGAATACCAACATCTTGTCTTTGAAGAGTACGCCCGCAAGATGCAGCCGGACATCGATGCGTTCGTATTTGAACCTTCGGCCGACATCAATCCGGCGATCTTTGCCGAGTTTGCGCATGCTGTGTACCGCTTCGGCCATTCGATGCTAAATGAAAACATCGATCGGATCGAGAGCGACGGTACGTTCAACCCCATCCCTCTGTTCAACGGCTTCCTTAATCCGCTGGAGCTGGGCGCTGTGGACGAGGCCGGCAACGTGATTGTCGACCACGACACCGCAGCGGGTGCCATCATTCGCGGCATGTCGCGCCAGGCCGGCAACGAGATCGACGAATTCGTGACGAACGCGCTGCGTAATCAGTTGCTGGGCATACCGCTGGATCTTCCTGCAATAAATATTGCGCGAGGCCGGGACACTGGCCTGCCGTCGCTGAACGAGGCGCGTGCCCAGTTTTACCAGATGGCGAACCAGGATACGCAACTTAAACCTTACGAGAGCTGGGCCGATTTTGCGCTGAATCTGAAGAATCCCGCTTCTATCGTGAACTTCATCGCCGCCTATGGCACGCACTCCAGCATCATTGCGCAGACCGGCATAGAAGGCAAACGAATCGCGGCAAGCGATCTAGTGCTGGGAGGGGCCAATGCGCCCCTGGACCGCCTGGACTTCCTGAATTCGACCGGCGCGTGGAGCGTGGCCGAGACGGGTCTTAACGATATCGATCTCTGGGTGGGCGGCCTGGCAGAAAAGCACATGGACTTCGGCGGCATGCTGGGATCCACCTTTAGTTTTGTCTTCGAACTGCAGTTGGAAAACCTGCAGGATGGGGATCGCTTCTATTACCTGTCCCGCGTGCAAGGTCTGAACTTATTGAACGAGCTGGAAAACAACTCGTTTGGCAAGATGATGATGCGTGCCACCGACCTGGGCGATGAGAACGCCACCGCGTTGCCAGGCGATATCTTCTCGACGCCGGACCATACGATCGAGATGGATCAGTCGCGGCAGATCGGCGCTGATCCTCTGTTCGACGATCCGATTCTCAATGCGATCAGCCCGAAGGTGGTGCGCAAGGATCTGGATGGCGATGGCGACAATGACGTTCTTATCTATCATGGCGGCGAGCATGTTGTGCTGGGCGGCACTGAAGAGGACGATGTGCTGCAGGCCGGCGACGGCGATGACAGCATTTGGGGGCGTGGCGGCAACGATACGATTGAGGCCGGCTATGGCGTGGACCACGTACACGGTGGCGACGGCGATGACGTTATCACGAACTCCGGCACTGATATCGGGATGGCCGACTTTCTGCACGGAGAAAAGGGCAACGACGCCATACACGGCGGCAGCGGCATGGCCCTTATTTTCGGGAACGAAGGGCAAGACTTCATCATTGCCGGGCCCGACGGCAAGCATGTACTGGGTGGCCGAGACAACGACTTCATTCTGGGAGGAGACGGCGTCGACTTTCTGATGGGCAACGAGGGCGACGACTGGATAGAGGGTGGCGGCCGCTTCGACACGCTGGCGGGCGACAACTCCGAACTATTCTTCAATTCGTCCATCATCGGCCATGATGTACTGAATGGTAATGGCAACGACACCGACTACGATGCCGAGTCGGGTGATGACATCATGTTCCAGAACGACGGCATACAACGCAGCAACGGCATGGCGGGATTTGACTGGGCGATACATAAGGGGGACGAAAGCGCCGCCAACTCGGATCTGGGCATTCCCTTATTCAGCACACAAGAGGCCTTCATTCTCCGTGATCGCTTCGACCTGGTCGAAGGCCTGTCAGGATGGGTTCATGACGATACCCTTACTGGCCGCGTATTGCCCACGAATGCGCGAGCCGAGCTAGACAACACCGCCGCCATTCCCGCCGAGAACAGCACCCTCGATTCCTATTCGAACGCGTTGCTCGAGAAGAACGTCTCTCTCATCTCCGGCCTTTCGGAACTTGTTGCCCACAAGGAGCGCACGACTGTCACAGTCGCCGGTGTGGAAGAGACCATCGTGATGGACACAGCCGACGCCTCGGACATTCTGCTCGGTGGTGGCGGCAGCGATGTCATCAAGGGTCTAGCTGGCGACGACGTCATCGACGGCGACCGTTGGCTGAACGTCCGGATCGCAGTCCATGATGCGAATGGCAGCGAAATAGGTTCTGCGGAGGGCATGGGGCACCCCGTGTATGACGCCGACGGCAATGTACTTTTCGACGGGCGTACCCTTGATGCCCTGGTGTTCGATCGCACGATCAACCCTGGAAATCTCGGTATTGTGCGGGAGATTCTCGACGGAAATGTCGCCTCCGATATCGACACCGCCGTCTATACCGATGTAGTGGAAAACTACTCCTTCACTCGCAATGCCGATGGAAGCATTACGGTTGATCATAGCGGCTTCGATGAAGACGCGGGCCCGGATGGCGACGAGGGAAACATCGTCAACGCCGTATCCGACGGAGTAGATCGGCTCTTCAATATAGAGGTATTGCGCTTCTCGGATGGCAATGGCGGCACGGTGGATTACCAGGTTGACCAGCTTTTCAACATTCCTGCCACCGGCGCGCCCGTTATCAGCGATGCAACACCCACCGAAGGTCAGCCGCTTACGGTTGATACCACGGGCATCGTCGACGAAAACGGGCTGGGCACCGGCGGCTTTGACTACCAATGGCAGGTATCTACCGACGGCGGCGCGACGTGGAGCGATATCGTTGGTGCAATCGACGCGACGTTTACGCCGGCAGACGGCGTGGCCGGCCAGGTCGGTGCCAGCTTGCGGGTCTCTGCGACGTTCACCGATGGCAAGGGAAACATCGAAACCCTGTTCTCGTCACCCACCGGCATCGTGGGCGACAACTGGACAGGTACAAGCGCAGCCGATCTGTTCGTGGGCACACAGGGCGATGATATCGCCAACGGGGCCAACGGCAACGACTTTCTGCTCGGCGGTGCCGGAAACGACACGCTGACCGGCGCCGGCGGAGACGACGCGCTCGATGGCGGCGCAGGTAACGATAGCCTGCATGGCGGCCTAGGCCTTGATACCTTGAACGGCGGAGCGGGCGACGACACAATGGACGGAGGCGCTGGCAGCAGCGATACGGCAGTGTACGTGGGCGCGGCGCACAACTTTTCGATGGAACGCACGGGCGGCACGATCACGGTAACCGACAATACCGGTGCCGAAGGCGTCGACACGCTGACCAATGTCGAAGCCCTCCAATTCAATGGCGTCAGCTACACCGTGGTCAATGGTACCAACGCCGGCAACCCCGCCCTGAACGGGCTCAACGGAACCGCCGGTTCACAGGTCGTTTTCGGCATGAACGGAGCCGACGCCATCAATGGCGGTGCCGGAAACGACATGATTCACGGGGGCAACGGCAACGATACGATTACGCAAACCGGCGGCACAGGCGGGCGTGATCTTGTCAACGGCGGAGAGGGCGTCGACACCTACCAACTGAATGGCGTGGCGGGCCCCGAAATCTTCACGATCTACACTCGTACCGCCGCAACCGCGGCCATAGCGGGTCTCGTCCTTGCGACGAATACCGAGATTGTGGTTGCACGCAACGGCCTGGTGATCGCCGAGCTGGACAACATCGAAGAAATTCGCGTCAACACGCTACACGTAACGGCGCCCGGCGGCAACGGTGGCGGCCTGAACGCCGGCGACCTCATACAGGTTGTGGGCGATTTCACTGAAACCAGCCTGGACTTCAACACGATTACGATCGATGGGAGCGCCGCCGACGATTCGGTCGATATCAACTCGTTGCTTTCGGCGCACCGGATCGTGTTCCGCTCCAACGGCGGCAACGATATGATCATCGGCGCGCTGCGTGCGCAGGATGTCATTGAGCTTCCGGCGGGTATGACTCAGGAAGGCTCGACGGTTATCAGCACAAACGGCTTGACCACAATCAGCAGCGCCGACCATAGCGTTACGTTCGCCAGCGACAGCATGCCGACCATCCGCCTCGCTAGCGGTGATCAGTTCATTTCCGATCAAAATCAGAACGATCAAGCCGATCAAGATGAGGATGTCGGGGACGATGACGATGATCAGGAAGGCGATGATGCCCTCAGCGACAACGACGACCACGATGATGACCGTACTGAGGGGATCGGAAGCGACGGCGGTCGGCAGAATGGAGGATCAGGTGACGACCGGATGAGCGGCAAGTCTGGCGACGACGTTCTGAGCGGCGGTTCGGGAAATGATCGTCTGACCGGAGGATCTGGCGACGATGTTCTTAACGGCGGGTCAGGCAACGACGTCCTGGATGGCGGTGCCGGCGACGATGTGCTCAATGGCGGCTCCGGCGACGATGCGCTTAAAGGCGGTTCGGGCGACGACATTCTGAACGGTGGGTCGGGGAACGATATTCTGCACGGCGGGCTGGGTGACGATATCCTCATCGGCGGTTCCGGCGATGATATCTTCGTCTTCGGTGGCGACGACCGGATCTCCGACTTTTCGATCGGCGATGACAGAATCGATCTGCGCGAGTTGGGTATCACCGCTAACACGTTCAGTTCCAAGGTGATGGTCACGGCCTCAGGGGACGATATGTTGTTGACGATCCTGGGCGACACCATGATGGTTTCGGATATCAATCCCCAAGATATCGGCATCGATTCCTTCATTCTGGCAACGGAGGGCGACGCGGGCGGTGCGCTGGTCAATACTGTTCCGCCCATCGAGGATTACTTCCTTTGCTAAAGCAGCAATCGGACCGGAGAAATCCGGTCCGTGCGGGCTGATGGCCGGCGCAGACAGCCACAGCCCGCAGGCCTTGCCGGGATAAAAACAATATGCTCACGAGCACAATACCCACTGGAACGCGACGCTGTCGTTGGGTTGGCATTACGATGCTCTTCCTGACGTGTAGCGGTGCATGGGCGCAAGGCGCAGACGCCGAAGCGCGGAGCGCGCCAGTTGCCACTGCGCAACGCGATGTGCTGGACCTGTCCAGGGCTTGGCGCGCCGCTCTTGAGTACGATCACGCTTATCGGGCAGCCATCAGTGAACAGGCTGCTACGCAGACCGAGCGGGCTCAAGGGCGGGCCGGCCTGCTGCCCCAGGTTCAGGCCGGCTACCAGCGCAGCCGGGTAACAGGAAGCCTTACTCGTCTTGATTTTCTGGACGGGCAGTCGGGCTCCAGACTCGACTACGACTCATACAACGCATACATCCAATTGCAGCAATCCTTATTGAGTCCTGGTCGTTACGCCGATTATCAGCGCGGCAACGCGCGGGCCGACATGGGCGCTGCTGTATTCGAGGTCAAACGCCAGGACGCAGGCATGCGACTGGCGATCGCTTATTTCAACACCCTGCTTGCCTACGAGGGTCTGGCGCTACAGCGCTCGTTGACGACGTCGTTGCAAAGCCAAGCCGCCGCGATCGAGTCCCTGTATCGCCAGCACGAAGCTACACGGATCGATGTACAGGAAACCGAGGCACGCCTGGCCGTGGCACGCGCGGATCTGATCGTAGCGGCTGACCAATCGACTGTAGCCTTGCGAGAGCTCGAGACCTTGCTGAGTATCGTGCCCACTCACCTGGCCACGCTGGGCGACGACTTCCCGCTGCCGCCGCTCAGGCCGGCCAAATTACATGAATGGCTCGATAAGGCACGCAGCGACAACGCCGATGTGCAGGCCGCACAGCTGGCCATCAGGGTGGCCAGTACCGAAGTCGATGTGGCCGCCAGCAGGTATATGCCGACCACAGACCTGGTGGTCGCCTATGGCAGGTCGAACAGCGAGGATCTGTCCGCATTAAACCAAAGAACCAACACCTTTTCCATCGGCATTCAAATCAGCATCCCACTATTTGCCGGCGGCTATAGCAAGGCGAATGTGGCGCGGGCCCGCTCCGAACGGAGCCGCCTGCAGCATGAGCTTCGAGCCACGCTGGAGAGAACCGACGCAGAGGTTACACGCCAGTACACGAATGTGCAGGCGGGAGCTGATCATATCGAGGCGCTACGCGCTGCGGTGGCATCTGGCGAGCTTAGTCTGCATTCGGCCCAGAAAGGATTCATGGTTGGCATCACCGGCAATCTCGAGGTGCTGAAGGTGCAAGACCGACTTTATCGGACGCGGTACGAGCTGGCCAAGGCCCAACTGGAATACCTGCTGGCACGTCTCAGCCTGGCCGCGGCGGTGGGAGACCTGCATAGCAACACGTTTGACGAACTCAACGATACCTATCTGAACAAGGTCGTATCGCTGATCGACAACACCCCTCGCGGCAGTGTGCTGGTAGCACGCTCAGAACAATAAACAAGGAGCATCGATGATGAAACCATCCCGCCGCACGGAGCTGAACGAGGCGCTACACGGGTTTCGCAAGACGTTTTACTGTCTGGCCGCCTTTAGCTGTGTCATCAATGTCCTGGCCCTAACGCCAGCGCTTTATATGCTCCAGGTGTACGACCGGGTGCTGGCCAGCGCCAACGAAACCACTTTGCAGATGCTGACCTTGTTGGTGCTGGGATTGTTCCTGCTGTCAGGCTTTCTGGAGTTTTCACGCTCTTCGGTGCTGATCCGCGTTGGCAACCGTTTCGACATGATGCTCAATACCCGAGTATTTACCGCAGCGTTCGAACGTAGCCTTATTGGCGCCGGAGGCAGTCCGTCGCAGGCCGTGCAGGACTTGGGCAACTTGCGACAGTTCCTGGCTGGCAATGCACTGTTCGCATTCTTCGATGCGCCCTGGACGCCGATCTATATCGCAGTGACGTATATGGTCCACCCTATGCTGGGCTATTTAACCCTGGGAGGCTCTCTCATTCTGTTCGTGCTGGCCTACATCACGAACGCCTCAACGCAAAAGCCGTTGGCCGACGCTAACCGCGCTTCCATAGCGGCCGGGCTGTTTGCCAATAATCATTTGCGCAACGCTGAAGTCATCGAGTCGATGGGCATGCTGCCCGGCTTACAGTCTCGCTGGTTCGGTCAGCACAAGCGCGTGCTCTCTCTTCAAACACTGGCGTCCGACCGCAGTGCACGCATCAACTCCTTTACCCGCTTCGTCCGTATTTCCCTGCAGTCGCTGAGCCTGGGCGCAGGCGCAATGTTGGTGATCGAAGGGACCATCACGGCCGGCATGATGATCGCTTGTTCGATCCTGATGGGCAAGGCCTTGGGGCCGGTCGAGGCTGTCATCGGTTCATGGAAACAGTTGCTGAGTGCACGAGTCGCTTATCAGCGGCTCGATGAAATGCTGAAGGCGGCTCCAGCACGGGGCGATAGCACTAGTCTGCCAGCACCGACCGGGCGCCTGGAACTTGACAACGTGTTTGCAACCGCCCCGGGTGGCCAAGACTTGATTCTGAAAGGCCTGGGCTTTAGCGTTGATGCCGGTGAAGTCGTAGGCGTTATCGGGCCCTCGGCCTCGGGAAAATCGACCCTGGCGCGTCTTCTGGTAGGGGTATGGCAGGCCAATCGAGGTCATGTGCGTCTGGACGGGGCGGACGTCTTCCGATGGAATAAAGACCAACTCGGGCCCTGCTTGGGCTATTTGCCGCAAGATATCGAACTGTTCGAAGGCACCGTGGCGGAGAATATCGCCCGCTTCGGTGCAGGCGTTGACGCGGACATCGTCCTGGCCGCGCAGCGCGCAGGGGTTCATGACATGATTTTGCGCCTTCCCAAGGGCTATGACACGAGGCTGGGCGCCAATGGCGCCTCATTGTCAGGTGGACAGAAGCAGCGTGTAGCGTTGGCTCGGGCCATTTATGGCGATCCGGCCCTCGTCGTACTGGATGAGCCGAACTCTAACCTCGATGACTCGGGTGAGACGGCCCTGGTACAGGCGGTTAACGATCTGAAGCGCCGCGCGGCAACCGTTATCGTCGTCACACACCGGATGAATGTCCTGAAAGCAGTCGACAAGTTGCTGGTGATGCGTGATGGCGCGATGGCAATGTATGGTCCGCGCGAAGAAGTGCTCAATGCGCTGCGCCAGCAGCAGGCACCGTCTGCGGCAGCCAATGCGCCAGCCCCAACGCATGCCTCCCTCCATGTTGTTGCCAGCGCGTAGGATGATCATGAACCAATACACGAAAAACGATATCGACGGATCAGACCTCGAAGTGGATACCAATACGCATGCACCGCTGCGCTGGGGCCTGGCTGTGCTGCTGATAGGCTTTGGGGGTTTCATTTACTGGTCCGCGTTTGCACCCCTGGATGCCGGCGTACCCGCCGACGCAACGGTGCACGTGGCGGGCAATCGCAAAACCATACAGCACCTTGAAGGCGGCACGATCGAGGAAATTTTGATCCGCGAGGGGGACAAAGTCAGTGCCGGCCAAGTATTGCTGCGCCTGAACCGTACCCGCGCCCTCGCCGAGCAGGGTGTGGTCAGCTCGCAATACATCATCGCAAAGGCGATCGAAGCCAGGCTCCTTGCCGAGGGTGACGGCTCGTCTTCCATTGCCAATGATGCGGAGCTGGTGGCGCGTTTCAAGGACGATCCGCGTTTTATCGAAGCCACGAGCGCCCAGGCGCGCCTGTTCCATACTCGCCGCAAAGCCTTCCATGGCGAAATCGCGATTCTTGTAGAAAGTCAGCGAGGCGCTGAAGCACAGCTTAAGGGGCTGACCCAGGTGCACGCCAATCGTGGGGCCCAAGTAGGCTTCATCAATCGCGAGTTGAAGGGCGTGCGCGAGCTGGCCAAGGAAGGCTATCTACCCCGTAACCGCATGCTGGAACTGGAGCGGGACGCCTCGCATCTACGGGCCGCCCTGTCAGGCGACGTAGTTGAAGTCGGGCGTGCGCGCAATCAGATCGCAGAGCTGAAGCTTCGTATCTTGCAACGAGGCCAGGAGTATCAAAAAGAAGTGCAATCACAGCTATCGGACGTGCAAAAAGAGGCCGCCGCACTGGGCGACCGGATGGCTTCTTTGGATTACACAGTGCGCGAAACCGACATTCGGGCGCCCATCGACGGATACGTACAGAACCTAAGCGTGCATACCGTCGGTGGGGTAATAGGGCCGGACACTGTGTTGATGGAACTGGTTCCGAACGCACACGCTTTTCTGGTTCATGCGAAGGTGCCCGTGCAAGCAATCGACAAGGTCGCGCCCGGCCTGGGCGTAGAAATCACCTTTCCGGCGTTCAATCATGCAAAGACACCTAACATTCCCGGAAATGTACTGACCGTGTCGGCCGATCGGTTGACGGATCCTGAAAGCAAAATGCCTTACTACCTGGCTCAGGTCGAAGTCACGCCCGAGGGCGTGACTATGCTGGGACCTAATGACATTCGTCCAGGCATGCCGGCTTCTGTGCTGATTCGCACCGGCGAACGCACCATGCTCAGCTACCTTCTCAAGCCCTTCCTGGAAAGGCTCGATAAGTCCTTCAAGGAACAGTAGAATGCGCCGGGCTCTGACCATTACAGGACTCGTTTGTCAATTGGCATGGTGTCTGACTGCTGTGGCGGCTTCCGCAGCGGCTGTGCCGCCCGCGCCGGAGCAAACGACACTGACGCTGTCGCAAGCTTGGCGGATGGCTATGCAAAACGACCCCACGCATCATGCAGCCATCAGTGAACGGGAAGCGGGTCAAACCAACAGGACAATAGGCCGGGCCGGTTTGCTGCCGCAGGTCACCGCTACGCTGGGGCGCCATAAAATTCGCGGCACACTGGAAACGCCCGGAGCGTGCGGGCCCACCTGTACCGACTTGGACTACACGAGTCGTACCAACGAGATCAAAGCCACTCAAACAGTATTCAACTGGAGCCGGATTGCCGAGTATCGTCAAGGCCACGCACGTGCGGACTACAGCTTGGCCATTTTCGAAACCAAAGCAAAAGACAGCTCGATACGCCTGATCAACCGATATTTCCAGACCTTGCTGTCCTACGAAAACGTAGCGTTGGCCAAAGAAAAGTGGCAAGCCAACGAGAAACAATTACAGGCCGCACAGCGGCGTTTTGAAGGTGGCGAGGGCACCATACCCGACGTGCGCGAGACCCGGTCCCGGCGTGATCTGGCTCGCGCCGACCTGATCAAGGCCGAAGATGGGCTCATCGTGGCGCAGCGCGAGCTGCAAGAAATGCTGGGCTATCTCCCGGTACAGCTTAGCGCGCTCAAGCGCAATTTCACTCCGCAGCCCCTTGTCCCCGCCACAGAGGACGACTGGCTGGCGTTGGCTATCCAGAATAATGCGGAGATCCGTTCAGGCCAAGAAAACCTGCGTATTTCAAATCAGGAAATCGATCGTACATTCGGTGGGCATTTGCCTACGCTGGATATCGTAGCGGCACGACGAAAAGTCGCTGCCGAAACCATATCGACGCGCGACCAATCGAGCATAAGCACGTCCATCGGCATTCAACTGGCCCTGCCCATTTTCTCGGGTGGGCTGGTCAGCGCCCAAGTCAAGCAGGCGCGGCATAATCATGAGCGCGCTGCGCAGGAACTTGCGGCCACCCGCGAGCGCGTGGCCGTAGAAGTCACCCGGCAATACCAGGCGGTGGTTACCGGCGCCCACCGTATCGAAGCGCTGGAGCTTGCGGTGAAGTCTGGCGCCGAAGCTCTAAAGGCAACAAAGATGGGCTATCAAGTGGGTACGCGCAGCATAATCGACGTTCTGGATGCCGAAGAACAAATCTACCGCTCGCAGCTCGATCTCACCCAAGCCCGTCTGGAGTATGCCCTTGCCCGTCTCAGCCTGGCCGGCGCGGCTGGGCGCCTGGATGCCGCGGTAATCGAAGCGGTGGACAACACGCATTTTGGACCAGAGAAGATCGTGCTGCGCTAAATGAAAGCACGGAAAGCCTCTTTAGAATCAGTATTGGCGTTGATCAACTTTTCCCAAAACCAGCACACCCCTACACATCAATATTCGCCGCCTGCAGAGCATGCGTCTCAATAAACGCGCGACGCGGCTCCACGTTGTCGCCCATCAGAGTCGTAAAGATTTCATCCGCAGCGATCGCGTCTTCCACCTGCACGCGCAACAAACGGCGAGCTGCCGGATTCATGGTGGTTTCCCATAGCTGCGCGGGGTTCATTTCGCCCAGGCCCTTGTAGCGTTGCTTGGTAATGCTGCGATCCGCCTCGGCCCGCAGCCACTGCATCGCCTCGCGGAAGTCAGACACGTATTTTTCCTTGCGCCGTTCGCCTTCGCCGCGCGCGACCAGGGCGCCATCGCCCATCAGGCCAAGGAAGGTTTGGGCAGCCTTGGACAGCGTGGCGTAATCAGCGCCGCGTACAAACATGCGGTCGAAAACGCTGACGCGTACGTTGCCATGGTGCATGCGTCGCAAGATCAAACGCCAGGAGTCGCCCTCTTCGTTCTCATCGACGCTAACGGTTACGCTGCCCGGCAGCGCAGGGTCGTCGATAGCATCGAAAAGTCGGGCAGCCGACGCCGCAGCCTGCTCGGCGCTGTCAAGGTTGATCTCGACGCCTTCGGCCATGGCCGACAGCGCTGGCATGTCTGTGTGGCGTGCCA from Pollutimonas thiosulfatoxidans includes:
- a CDS encoding peroxidase family protein; the encoded protein is MVTLVKHDLEFILKQIRIAEAHANGGDLAQLVAQAGQAAGAVGAAPLQPHLQPYGLRTVDGTYNNLIAGRETWGAADQPFIPLTERVFRNEGDDSLAPITNNNDYGETGNVVDADPRLISNLIVDQTSNNPAAVIVAQQWRDAGYEVQQTPVFNNGVPLLDGNGVQVVTYQFPNISPDIGDSAPFNGLFTLFGQFFDHGLDLVPKAGNGTIFIPLQADDPLYVPGSPANFMAMSRATLEPDNITTPWVDQNQTYTSDPSHQVFLREYALLDGRPVATGHLLEGARGLATWADIKAQARDILGIELTDADIGNIPMLRVDPYGNFIPDSDGYPQIVVGLGPDGIPNTDDDEVVSGTPGAPASTAMAVRVDHAFLDDIAHAAVPIFDLNGVLQTDADDLVGYAGAYGAGGRQLAYDNEMLDAHYITGDGRGNENIGLSTIHHVFHAEHNRLVEHTKDVILESNDLAFLNEWLLQAVTEVPTNQADIDALVWNGERLFQAGRFTNEMEYQHLVFEEYARKMQPDIDAFVFEPSADINPAIFAEFAHAVYRFGHSMLNENIDRIESDGTFNPIPLFNGFLNPLELGAVDEAGNVIVDHDTAAGAIIRGMSRQAGNEIDEFVTNALRNQLLGIPLDLPAINIARGRDTGLPSLNEARAQFYQMANQDTQLKPYESWADFALNLKNPASIVNFIAAYGTHSSIIAQTGIEGKRIAASDLVLGGANAPLDRLDFLNSTGAWSVAETGLNDIDLWVGGLAEKHMDFGGMLGSTFSFVFELQLENLQDGDRFYYLSRVQGLNLLNELENNSFGKMMMRATDLGDENATALPGDIFSTPDHTIEMDQSRQIGADPLFDDPILNAISPKVVRKDLDGDGDNDVLIYHGGEHVVLGGTEEDDVLQAGDGDDSIWGRGGNDTIEAGYGVDHVHGGDGDDVITNSGTDIGMADFLHGEKGNDAIHGGSGMALIFGNEGQDFIIAGPDGKHVLGGRDNDFILGGDGVDFLMGNEGDDWIEGGGRFDTLAGDNSELFFNSSIIGHDVLNGNGNDTDYDAESGDDIMFQNDGIQRSNGMAGFDWAIHKGDESAANSDLGIPLFSTQEAFILRDRFDLVEGLSGWVHDDTLTGRVLPTNARAELDNTAAIPAENSTLDSYSNALLEKNVSLISGLSELVAHKERTTVTVAGVEETIVMDTADASDILLGGGGSDVIKGLAGDDVIDGDRWLNVRIAVHDANGSEIGSAEGMGHPVYDADGNVLFDGRTLDALVFDRTINPGNLGIVREILDGNVASDIDTAVYTDVVENYSFTRNADGSITVDHSGFDEDAGPDGDEGNIVNAVSDGVDRLFNIEVLRFSDGNGGTVDYQVDQLFNIPATGAPVISDATPTEGQPLTVDTTGIVDENGLGTGGFDYQWQVSTDGGATWSDIVGAIDATFTPADGVAGQVGASLRVSATFTDGKGNIETLFSSPTGIVGDNWTGTSAADLFVGTQGDDIANGANGNDFLLGGAGNDTLTGAGGDDALDGGAGNDSLHGGLGLDTLNGGAGDDTMDGGAGSSDTAVYVGAAHNFSMERTGGTITVTDNTGAEGVDTLTNVEALQFNGVSYTVVNGTNAGNPALNGLNGTAGSQVVFGMNGADAINGGAGNDMIHGGNGNDTITQTGGTGGRDLVNGGEGVDTYQLNGVAGPEIFTIYTRTAATAAIAGLVLATNTEIVVARNGLVIAELDNIEEIRVNTLHVTAPGGNGGGLNAGDLIQVVGDFTETSLDFNTITIDGSAADDSVDINSLLSAHRIVFRSNGGNDMIIGALRAQDVIELPAGMTQEGSTVISTNGLTTISSADHSVTFASDSMPTIRLASGDQFISDQNQNDQADQDEDVGDDDDDQEGDDALSDNDDHDDDRTEGIGSDGGRQNGGSGDDRMSGKSGDDVLSGGSGNDRLTGGSGDDVLNGGSGNDVLDGGAGDDVLNGGSGDDALKGGSGDDILNGGSGNDILHGGLGDDILIGGSGDDIFVFGGDDRISDFSIGDDRIDLRELGITANTFSSKVMVTASGDDMLLTILGDTMMVSDINPQDIGIDSFILATEGDAGGALVNTVPPIEDYFLC
- a CDS encoding TolC family protein — encoded protein: MLTSTIPTGTRRCRWVGITMLFLTCSGAWAQGADAEARSAPVATAQRDVLDLSRAWRAALEYDHAYRAAISEQAATQTERAQGRAGLLPQVQAGYQRSRVTGSLTRLDFLDGQSGSRLDYDSYNAYIQLQQSLLSPGRYADYQRGNARADMGAAVFEVKRQDAGMRLAIAYFNTLLAYEGLALQRSLTTSLQSQAAAIESLYRQHEATRIDVQETEARLAVARADLIVAADQSTVALRELETLLSIVPTHLATLGDDFPLPPLRPAKLHEWLDKARSDNADVQAAQLAIRVASTEVDVAASRYMPTTDLVVAYGRSNSEDLSALNQRTNTFSIGIQISIPLFAGGYSKANVARARSERSRLQHELRATLERTDAEVTRQYTNVQAGADHIEALRAAVASGELSLHSAQKGFMVGITGNLEVLKVQDRLYRTRYELAKAQLEYLLARLSLAAAVGDLHSNTFDELNDTYLNKVVSLIDNTPRGSVLVARSEQ
- a CDS encoding type I secretion system permease/ATPase, which translates into the protein MMKPSRRTELNEALHGFRKTFYCLAAFSCVINVLALTPALYMLQVYDRVLASANETTLQMLTLLVLGLFLLSGFLEFSRSSVLIRVGNRFDMMLNTRVFTAAFERSLIGAGGSPSQAVQDLGNLRQFLAGNALFAFFDAPWTPIYIAVTYMVHPMLGYLTLGGSLILFVLAYITNASTQKPLADANRASIAAGLFANNHLRNAEVIESMGMLPGLQSRWFGQHKRVLSLQTLASDRSARINSFTRFVRISLQSLSLGAGAMLVIEGTITAGMMIACSILMGKALGPVEAVIGSWKQLLSARVAYQRLDEMLKAAPARGDSTSLPAPTGRLELDNVFATAPGGQDLILKGLGFSVDAGEVVGVIGPSASGKSTLARLLVGVWQANRGHVRLDGADVFRWNKDQLGPCLGYLPQDIELFEGTVAENIARFGAGVDADIVLAAQRAGVHDMILRLPKGYDTRLGANGASLSGGQKQRVALARAIYGDPALVVLDEPNSNLDDSGETALVQAVNDLKRRAATVIVVTHRMNVLKAVDKLLVMRDGAMAMYGPREEVLNALRQQQAPSAAANAPAPTHASLHVVASA
- a CDS encoding HlyD family type I secretion periplasmic adaptor subunit, whose translation is MNQYTKNDIDGSDLEVDTNTHAPLRWGLAVLLIGFGGFIYWSAFAPLDAGVPADATVHVAGNRKTIQHLEGGTIEEILIREGDKVSAGQVLLRLNRTRALAEQGVVSSQYIIAKAIEARLLAEGDGSSSIANDAELVARFKDDPRFIEATSAQARLFHTRRKAFHGEIAILVESQRGAEAQLKGLTQVHANRGAQVGFINRELKGVRELAKEGYLPRNRMLELERDASHLRAALSGDVVEVGRARNQIAELKLRILQRGQEYQKEVQSQLSDVQKEAAALGDRMASLDYTVRETDIRAPIDGYVQNLSVHTVGGVIGPDTVLMELVPNAHAFLVHAKVPVQAIDKVAPGLGVEITFPAFNHAKTPNIPGNVLTVSADRLTDPESKMPYYLAQVEVTPEGVTMLGPNDIRPGMPASVLIRTGERTMLSYLLKPFLERLDKSFKEQ
- a CDS encoding TolC family outer membrane protein, with amino-acid sequence MQNDPTHHAAISEREAGQTNRTIGRAGLLPQVTATLGRHKIRGTLETPGACGPTCTDLDYTSRTNEIKATQTVFNWSRIAEYRQGHARADYSLAIFETKAKDSSIRLINRYFQTLLSYENVALAKEKWQANEKQLQAAQRRFEGGEGTIPDVRETRSRRDLARADLIKAEDGLIVAQRELQEMLGYLPVQLSALKRNFTPQPLVPATEDDWLALAIQNNAEIRSGQENLRISNQEIDRTFGGHLPTLDIVAARRKVAAETISTRDQSSISTSIGIQLALPIFSGGLVSAQVKQARHNHERAAQELAATRERVAVEVTRQYQAVVTGAHRIEALELAVKSGAEALKATKMGYQVGTRSIIDVLDAEEQIYRSQLDLTQARLEYALARLSLAGAAGRLDAAVIEAVDNTHFGPEKIVLR